DNA sequence from the Chryseobacterium indicum genome:
AAGCGAAAATTTTTTATAAAACAAAGAAGTAAAAAAATATAAGACATTTGTTTTTATGTTTTTTTGCTTCTTTTTATATACTCTGAAAATATGACACTAGCAGAAAAAATAGAGTTTCAAAATATTCATAAAGATAAAGTGTGTGTATTCAAAGAAGGCGTATTTTATAAGGTATATAATGAGGGTGTTTTTTTACTACAAAAGTTGAATTATAAAACCACAGTAAAACAATATCAAAAAACAAAAGAAAAGTATGTAAGTATAGGTTTTCCAGAGAGTGTGTTGGAAAAACTCAAACTTCAATATAAAACTGTGGGGAATGAAAATACTAATAATCTTATGTTATACTATGGTAGTATATTTGATGAGTCTGATTTTAAAAATTGGAAAAATAAAATGCTACTTACAGAAAACGCATCATCTAAAAGTGATATTTTAATTGAAATAAAAAATTATCCGTTGGCAAGTAAAACACCCATAGAAGTTTTTATGTGGGTAGCTGCAATGCAACAAAAACTAAAAGACCAATAAATATAAAGGATTTGATATTTTGACCATTTTGTCATCCGACGAAGGAGGAATCTCAAAAGTAAATCATCACATCAACTATAAATAGAATATGCAAACAATATTAAGTTAATAAAAAAGTATGGCAATCTACACCGAACTAAATGTATATAAAAGCACCTATAATTTACTTTATGAACTGTTGGCAGCTTCTCGTAGTTTTAACCGAGATTTTAAATATACCTTGGGCGAAAACCTAAAAAATGAAATGATAAATGCGATGATGTATGTATGGCGTGCCAATAGTAATTATGATAAGATAAGCTACATAGATATGGCAAGAGAGAGTATAGAAAAGTGTAGGTTATACATTCGCTTATTATATGATTTACGACAAATAAGTATAGAAAATTATACCAAATGGAACATTGCCATTCAAAACATAAGCAAACAACTCAGCGGATGGAGCAAAAGTGAAACTGAAAAAGAAATAAAAATTTAAAAAAAAGTGTTCTGCCAGAGTTTCCATAACCAAGGTTATAGGAAAGCGTGCATTTTAA
Encoded proteins:
- a CDS encoding four helix bundle protein; this translates as MAIYTELNVYKSTYNLLYELLAASRSFNRDFKYTLGENLKNEMINAMMYVWRANSNYDKISYIDMARESIEKCRLYIRLLYDLRQISIENYTKWNIAIQNISKQLSGWSKSETEKEIKI